The Porites lutea chromosome 7, jaPorLute2.1, whole genome shotgun sequence genome includes the window CCGACACCGTTAGCAAGAACACAAGTCAAGTAAAGCAGGCCGGGATGACTTCTTTCCATGTGATTGCTGCTCCTTCAATCATTCTTATCGTTGCCATATTATTTGGCAATTCTCTAGTCATTGCCTCCTACAAGATTAACAGAAGGCTGAAAACTCGGACAAACGCATTTCTGGTTAGTTTAGCCGTCTCGGATTTTCTGGTTGGCAGCATATCTCTACCTATGTGCATTTATGGGATCACATCGGAGCCGTGGAACGTTTCTATCGCTTTCAACGccgttttcaaaagttttgacGTCTTTGCTGCTCTCGCATCTATTTTTCACCTGACGGCAATAAGCATGGAACGTTACATCGCAGTTTCGCGGCCGTTTTATTACAAACGCTTGCCGTCTCTCTTTCAGCGGGTATTAATAACGACAGCCTGGTCTGCCGCCTGCTTTCTCGCACTGTTATCTAACTTTACTCTTCTGGAAAACAGCTGGAGTAGTCAATGCTACTCTCTGGTTTTGCTTATGTGCGGCTTAGTCGTACCCACCGCCATCATCGCGCGCATGTACATTGGAGTGTTTTCAGTTGCGCGATCTCTCCAACAACGTAACCCATCTCATACTACGATAAAGCAAAGCGATGGAAGTTTGAAGCGATATTATCAAGGGGAGAAAAAAGTCGCCATCACCGTTGCGCTTATAACAGTCTTATTCATCGCTGCATGGCTGCCATTCTTCGCTGTGTCAGTCACAGCTGCTTTTTGCGTCCATTGCCTTTCTTCTTCCCCACACTCCCTCTACAGAATCATCGTCATAGTGAAGAGTGTGCATTACATGAACAGCGCCGTCAACCCACTCGTGTATGCGCGCCGTGATCGTGAAATGAGACAAACATTTTTAAGACTCCTCGGGTTACACAGCGGTACTAGTCGATTTTCATTCGAAAAAAGTAGCCCAGAAGCATTGGCCATGCGTACGATTTAACATTCCTGTCTGCAGTTTGCGTGTTAGGAGGCGCTTTGCCTTT containing:
- the LOC140942584 gene encoding D(1)-like dopamine receptor, with the translated sequence MQMTSASTDTVSKNTSQVKQAGMTSFHVIAAPSIILIVAILFGNSLVIASYKINRRLKTRTNAFLVSLAVSDFLVGSISLPMCIYGITSEPWNVSIAFNAVFKSFDVFAALASIFHLTAISMERYIAVSRPFYYKRLPSLFQRVLITTAWSAACFLALLSNFTLLENSWSSQCYSLVLLMCGLVVPTAIIARMYIGVFSVARSLQQRNPSHTTIKQSDGSLKRYYQGEKKVAITVALITVLFIAAWLPFFAVSVTAAFCVHCLSSSPHSLYRIIVIVKSVHYMNSAVNPLVYARRDREMRQTFLRLLGLHSGTSRFSFEKSSPEALAMRTI